A region from the Brassica napus cultivar Da-Ae chromosome C8, Da-Ae, whole genome shotgun sequence genome encodes:
- the LOC125591634 gene encoding uncharacterized protein LOC125591634: MDIPELPRRLYTSGEEPEAHNSISYHTDNSKLHTALRKALTDDEFEELKESSLGVFIKFKEQGFGWASRLVHYMLSFKLDIKKKYEMWSLVGPEPLRFSLLEFENLTGLNCEYIEDLETPKCDVTPEMVSFWGMLGVHLEAGPTTDQIIAALQRCGDWSREDRKRLAYLSIFTGFIEGRKFSTATRSTLARLVMDLERFENYPWGRVAFKVLMDSLWNKEIAGCYTVDGFIQVLQVWTYTAMPELGASIGGPRADSPSPPILAYEGSRGRRSMKAAILSQTRVINFVEKDISEMWPKWDSEVEDLPAENIIKVMYERRPWKWTMDCWEVTGTKVNTKPKVVTPSKKAKEMVVLEEEEEEEEDNPRPRKKARKEAPKVASEEAREEARGATPQDKQPTPLAKETGGRNKQATPQDKQPTPLAKETGGRNKQATPHANETVVSNQPPPHQTKQQPPPPQKKQQQPPPPQKKQPPPQKKQPPPQKKQPPQIKERWLPEDTATEANSVNKTSKEIVAVTSTDHQPSLASTDQQPSLASTEPSDPVSEPSLVVLDKRAKSKRAKKPAPTVRSPYTAEKKKDKVAAYNPFPPVNKDRLKELADWLKTDPHYLTKTEDKPRTSPTRWYHFLRTARGWLEDCHIDAWINVLRQRYQENPQAFRSERMCFLDHNFSQSWREQYHLFKTSEPDHKGLGRVLPGGASYFYDGSIPSFCQSNKKWGEDIDDIYAPVNLDDKHWVAIWISIPKRHIVVWDSIPSSSVPDAWDAIMEPFLQMVPYLLVECAATDEIRVKYGLEPYTYERPLKGVPTANNGDCGVYTVKYIECHALGVSFDPKDFARCNAKKMRDNMAVDIWKELVDQHLKENVDGDRFVGLYD; this comes from the exons atggatattccagaactcccccgtaggttatacacatcaggggaagaaccagaagcccacaatagcatttcgtatcatacggataacagcaagttgcatactgctcttaggaaagctcttactgatgacgaatttgaagagctcaaggagtcgagtttgggagttttcatcaagttcaaggagcagggatttggttgggcttcaaggctggttcactacatgctcagtttcaagctggacattaagaagaagtatgagatgtggtctctcgttggtccagaacctttgaggttttcactgttagagtttgaaaacctcactggtctaaactgcgagtacatcgaggaccttgagacaccaaaatgtgacgttaccccagagatggtttctttctgggggatgctgggagttcatctggaagctgggccaactactgatcagataatagcagcactgcagagatgcggggattggtccagggaagatcgcaagcggctcgcgtacctctccatcttcactggattcattgaagggagaaagttttcaaccgctacacgatctactctggcaaggctagtgatggatttagaacggtttgagaattatccatgggggagagtcgcatttaaggtgctgatggactctttgtggaacaaagaaattgctggctgttacaccgtggatgggtttatacaagttcttcaggtctggacgtacacagctatgccggaattgggtgctagtattggtggtcccagagcagacagtccgtctccaccgatactggcttacgagggcagcagaggccgcagatcaatgaaagctgctatcttgagtcag acccgcgtgatcaactttgttgagaaggacattagtgaaatgtggccaaaatgggactctgaggttgaggacctgcccgcggagaacatcattaaagtcatgtatgagcggagaccgtggaagtggaccatggattgctgggaagtcactggtactaaggtcaatacaaaacctaaggttgtgactccatcaaagaaggccaaagagatggttgtgttggaggaggaggaggaggaggaggaagacaatccaagacctcggaagaaagctcgtaaagaggctcctaaagtggctagtgaagaggctagagaagaggctagaggg gctacccctcaagataaacagcctacccctcttgccaaagaaaccgggggtagaaacaaacaggctacccctcaagataaacaacctacccctcttgccaaagaaaccgggggtagaaacaaacaggctacccctcatgccaatgaaaccgtggttagtaaccagcctcctcctcatcaaaccaaacagcagcctcctcctcctcaaaagaaacagcagcagcctcctcctcctcaaaagaaacagcctcctcctcaaaagaaacagcctcctcctcaaaagaaacagcctcctcaaatcaaagag agatggttgccggaggatacagcaaccgaggcgaactcggtaaataagacctccaaagagattgttgctgtcacttccaccgatcaccaaccgagcctcgcttccaccgatcaacaaccgagcctcgcttccaccgagccaagcgatccagtttcagaaccgagcctggttgtattggacaagcgtgcaaagagtaaacgagcgaagaaacctgctcccactgtgagatctccttatacggcagagaaaaaaaaagataaagtggcagcctataatccatttccgccagtaaacaaagatcggttgaaggaactcgctgattggttgaaaactgatcc tcattatttaactaagaccgaggacaaaccacgtacatcaccaacaaggtggtaccacttcctccggacagccagaggatggctggaagactgc catatagatgcttggattaatgtgctaaggcagaggtatcaggagaacccacaagctttcaggagcgagcgaatgtgcttcctggatcacaacttttcccagtcttggagagagcagtatcacctcttcaaaacatcggaacctgatcacaaaggtttaggaagagttctacctggtggggcgtcgtatttttatgacggatcaataccttcattttgccaatcaaacaagaagtggggggaggacattgatgatatctatgcgccagtgaacttggacgacaagcattgggttgctatttggatatcgatccctaagaggcacatagtcgtctgggacagcataccttcatctagtgtaccagacgcatgggatgcgataatggagccttttctccagatggtcccttatctgcttgttgagtgcgcagccaccgacgaaatacgggtcaaatacgggttggagccatacacatatgagagaccgctgaaaggtgtacccacggccaacaatggtgattgtggcgtgtacactgtaaagtacattgaatgtcatgctctcggtgtctcctttgaccctaaagactttgctaggtgcaacgcaaagaaaatgagggataatatggcggtggatatatggaaggagcttgttgatcagcatctaaaagaaaatgtggatggtgataggTTCGTGGGCTTGTATGATTAG
- the LOC106428051 gene encoding prolyl-tRNA editing protein ProX, producing MGFSKDHLLARLQELQIDYSKYEHPPVLTVEEQAKYVSSSEGALSKNLFLKDKKNRYYIVSAMTDTKVDMKVLSQRLGLGKGGIRMAPEEALSELLQVSLGCVTPFAVVNESARDVSLLLDQKFKNQALCIFHPLSNDVSVSLNTLGLDKFLQSIGRDSVYIDLEANPVVGRDQPPDLAVYVPSNSVVVPEFPTKTASIQTASKNVSAEKTKPVASAKPSKLAGNVKSAVEDSALLVFKNPEKFVEEILDKTTALLLSEGKGENVTALAETFRKRLTSEFTHLAVMYKNTAYSQGFYAGTQSQPKRP from the exons ATGGGTTTCTCGAAAGATCACTTGCTTGCCCGACTTCAG GAGCTTCAGATTGATTATTCCAAGTATGAACATCCTCCTGTTCTAACAGTCGAAGAGCAG GCTAAGTATGTAAGCAGTAGCGAGGGTGCACTAAGTAAGAACCTCTTTTTGAAG GACAAGAAAAATCGATATTACATCGTTTCAGCCATGACAGATACAAAAGTTGACATGAAAG TTTTATCTCAGAGACTCGGTCTGGGAAAAGGAGGAATAAGAATGGCTCCTGAGGAAGCACTTTCCGAGCTTTTGCAG GTATCCCTTGGATGTGTTACTCCGTTTGCAGTTGTAAATGAATCAGCAAG AGATGTGTCGCTCTTGTTAGACCAAAAATTCAAGAACCAAGCACTCTGCATCTTCCACCCATTGTCTAACGACGTCTCAGTCT CTCTCAACACATTGGGTCTAGACAAGTTTCTTCAGTCGATTGGGAGAGATTCTGTATACATTGATCTTGAG GCCAACCCAGTGGTTGGTAGAGACCAGCCTCCAGATCTAGCTGTTTACGTTCCGTCTAATTCAGTTGTTGTTCCTGAGTTTCCTACCAAAACAGCTTCTATTCAAACTGCTTCAAAGAATGTGTCAGCAGAGAAAACTAAGCCTGTTGCTTCAG CCAAACCGAGCAAGCTAGCCGGTAATGTGAAGAGTGCCGTGGAAGATTCAGCTCTATTAGTATTCAAGAACCCTGAGAAATTCGTGGAGGAGATTTTGGACAAAACAACGGCTCTGTTGTTGTCTGAG GGGAAGGGAGAGAATGTGACGGCTTTAGCAGAAACATTTAGGAAACGTCTTACCTCAGAGTTTACCCACCTCGCT GTTATGTACAAAAACACAGCTTACAGTCAAGGTTTTTACGCCGGTACACAGTCCCAACCGAAGCGACCCTAA